The Vibrio sp. 10N DNA window TAAAAACTCGCACCAGCACCAATGAAACTAATATCAAGCATGACGAGCTCTTTGATGTTTTCTGCTTGATTGTCTGTTAAAAATTCGAAGTTTGATTCGGCGAGTTGTTCTTGTCCCCTAAAAACTATGTGTGTGATAAATGTGGTGAGTATTATCCCTAGCACAAACACCAGTACTGCATACCGTTTAACGCCACGGTCTTCTTTTTTTAAGCCTGCAACCATTTTTTGTCCTGACTGACTAGTGTCAGTTTTCTCATTTATGATACTTATAGCCAGATAATGTATTATAAATATTGTCAATTTCTTATTTTAATGTTAGCCAATTGATTCTACACACCCATCATTTTGTAAGAAGTTGTCACTTCGATTTATAAAACACAGATCACTATATTTCAGAAAAACACCATTATCTGCTGATTTAACATCCAAAAAACTCACTTTGTAATGACAAATCTGCGAAAGCGTCGCGCTAAGAGCCTTGATTATGCTAGACTTCGCCCCAAAATTAACGACTAATGACTGACACATAGAGAATCCCCTATGAACTTCGACCTAAATGTTATCCCAACGACTTTCGACATGCTGCACGCTGGCCTTGCTGCTTCAAGCGTTTTACTACTCGCGATTGCCGTTTCTCGTAAGTGCAAAGTTGTCGAGAAAGTAGTAGAAAAACCAGTAGAGAAGATTGTCGAAGTTGAAAAGCCAGTAGAAAAAATCGTAGAAGTTGAAAAAGTAGTAGAAGTTGAAAAAGTGATTGAGAAAGTGGTCGAAGTGGAGTCGAAACTGGCTACTGCGTCTACTGACTCTGCAATGCAATTGCTGTCACTAATGCAGCAAGAAGCGCGCATGGTCGACTTCCTTCAAGAAGACCTTACTTCATTCTCAGACGAAGAAGTGGGTGCAGCTGCACGTGTGGTTCACTCAGGCGGTAAAAAAGTCATCTCTGAGTACTTCGAGTTAAGCCCAATTCGTAATGAAGAAGAAGAAACTCGAATTACAATTGAGGAAGGCTTCGATCCGCAATCAGTTCGCCTAACCGGCAACGTAACTGGCAACGCCCCATTCAACGGCACGCTCGTTCACAAAGGCTGGAAAGCGGATAAAGTGACTTTGCCTAAGCTGTCTGAAAACTACAACGCATCAATCATCGCACCTGCAGAGGTAGAGCTATAATGGAACCTTCAGTGCAAACTCAAGAACAAAAGATTGCTCAATACAGTGTTGGTATCGACTTAGGTACCACCCACTGTGTTATGTCGTTCATCGACACTCAAAATGAAGACGCGCAAGTTGAAGTCGTGTCTATCCCCCAGTTAACCGCGCCTGGTACCGTAGAATCATACAAACAACTGGGTTCGTTTTTGTATCAACCGCATGAACACGAAATGGGTCAAGGCTCTCGAACTCTCCCATGGACGAGTGAACCAAAAGCTCTAGTGGGTGCGGTAGCGCGTAATCTAGGTTCAAAGACGCCAATTCGTCTTGTCGCTAGTGCTAAGTCTTGGCTATGCCATGGTGGTGTTAACCGTCGTGATAGCTTCCTACCTCAAGGTAGTCCTGAAGAAGTCACCAAGGTCTCTCCGCTTCGCGCGACTGAGCTTTACCTTGAGCACTTAAAAGATGCATGGAACCACATGCACCCTGAGCACAGCTTGGAAGATCAAGATGTCACGATTACAGTACCGGCCTCTTTTGATCCTGCAGCGCGCGACCTAACAGCAGAAGCGGCCCGTAACATTGGTCTTGTTCACCTTACGCTACTGGAAGAGCCACAAGCCGCTCTCTATAGCTGGATTGACAACAGCAATGACAAATGGCGCGATGAAGTGAACGTTGGCGATGTCGTGTTGGTTGTCGATGTCGGCGGTGGTACCACTGACCTTTCTCTTGTCGCTGTGACTGAGCAAGATGGTAACCTCAACCTAGAACGTGTTGCTGTAGGTGAGCACATCCTGCTTGGTGGCGACAACATGGATCTCGCGCTTGCTTACCGTCTAAAAATGAAACTGGCGCAAGATGGCAAAGAGCTTCAGCCATGGCAAGTTCAAGCTATGACACATGCTTGCCGTGATGCGAAAGAAGCTCTACTGAACGATGCTGAACTTCAATCAGTGCCAATCGTAGTACCAAGTCGTGGCTCGAAACTGTTAGGTTCGACCTTAAAAACAGAACTGACCCAACAAGAAGTGCAACAAACGCTGGTTGATGGTTTCTTCCCTCAAGTGAGTGTGAATGAACATCCCGTGCAACGCGCGCGTGGTGCACTGACTCAAATGGGTCTGCCATACGCTCAAGATGCTGCTATTACTCGCCATATTGCCGCATTCCTAAGCCGTCAAAGTAGCGCTGCAGATACCGCATTTGCCGGTATGCCTGGCATGGAAGCGCCTGCTGAGTTTATCAAACCAACTGCGTTACTGTTTAACGGCGGTGTTTTGAAATCAAAGCTACTTTCTGAGCGCCTGTTCAATACCATCAACGCATGGTTAGAAACGGCAAATGCAGACAAAGCAAAAATGCTCTCTGGACTCGACCTTGATCTCGCAGTCGCAAGTGGTGCGGCATACTACGGCAGCGTCCGTCGTGGACAAGGCGTACGTATTCGTGGCGGTATTGCTTCAAGCTACTACATCGGTATCGAAAGTGCCATGCCTGCCATTCCTGGTATGGCTCCTCCAATGGAAGCACTGTGTGTCGCGCCGTTTGGTATGGAAGAAGGCAGTAGTGTCCAGGTTCCAAGCCAAGAGTTTGGTCTCGTTATCGGTCAGCCAGTGCACTTCCAATTCTTTGGTTCGACTACGCGCCGTGAAGATGAAGCGGGTGTTCACCTAGATTACTGGAAACCGGAAGAGCTAGAAGAGCTTCCAGAAATTCAAGTAACACTGCCAGTTTCTGAAGGCCGTAGCATCGGAGACGTAGTGCCAGTTACGCTGTCATCACGCGTTACAGAACTTGGTACACTTTACCTAGAAGCCATTGCAGCAGACAACGGTCAAAAGTGGCATGTAGAGTTCGACGTTCGCGAAGACGTGTAATCACAAAACTAAACGGCACCTCTGGTGCCGTTTTTTATCTCCAATATCTGCGCTATTAGCTTTATAAGTATTCTAAATGGAGCGTGTTATGGCATCCGCACAATATCTGGTCGGCATTGATTTAGGTACAACCAACACGGTTGTCGCATTCTGTGAAATTCAAGACGATCTCTCAAACTCCCCTATTGAACTGTTCGAAATCGACCAATTGGTAGGCCCTGGCGAAGTGGTTCGTAAACCTCTTCTGCCCTCTTTTCGCTATCACCCAGCCAAACAGCAAGTTTCCGAAGCTGACTTAACCCTCCCTTGGGAGCATCAACCTGTAGCCGGCGATATCAATAACATTATCGTTGGTGAGTGGGCTCGTGAGCTCGGCGCTAAAGTCGAAGGTCGACAAGTCTCCAGTGCAAAAAGTTGGCTATCACACACAGCTGTGGACAGAGAAGATGACATTCTCCCTTGGGCTGGAGCTCAAGATGTAGAGAAAGTGTCGCCAGTCATTGCCAGCGCAAGCTATTTGAATCATATCCGCCAAGCTTGGAACCACAGACACCATTACAACAAGTTAGAAGACCAAGATGTTGTCATTACAGTTCCCGCTTCTTTTGATGAAACAGCTCGTAAACTGACGCTGCAAGCGGCGAAGCTTGCTGGGTTGCCAAAGGTTCATCTACTAGAAGAGCCACAAGCCGTATGTTACGACTGGTACGCACGCCATAAAGAAAGCGCATCGCAAGAACTTGCTCAAGTACCTCTTATACTCGTATGTGATGTGGGTGGCGGTACCACTGACCTTAGCCTTATAGAAGCTAAACACCATGACGACGAGCTAGAGCTTAACCGAATTGGCGTTGGTGAACACCTAATGCTGGGTGGCGATAACTTGGATTTGGCACTCGCCCACATGGCTGAACAGCGGTTCAACGAGTCGAAAAAACTCAATGCCGCAAGCCTCACTAAGCTTAT harbors:
- a CDS encoding DUF2760 domain-containing protein, whose translation is MNFDLNVIPTTFDMLHAGLAASSVLLLAIAVSRKCKVVEKVVEKPVEKIVEVEKPVEKIVEVEKVVEVEKVIEKVVEVESKLATASTDSAMQLLSLMQQEARMVDFLQEDLTSFSDEEVGAAARVVHSGGKKVISEYFELSPIRNEEEETRITIEEGFDPQSVRLTGNVTGNAPFNGTLVHKGWKADKVTLPKLSENYNASIIAPAEVEL
- a CDS encoding Hsp70 family protein; translated protein: MEPSVQTQEQKIAQYSVGIDLGTTHCVMSFIDTQNEDAQVEVVSIPQLTAPGTVESYKQLGSFLYQPHEHEMGQGSRTLPWTSEPKALVGAVARNLGSKTPIRLVASAKSWLCHGGVNRRDSFLPQGSPEEVTKVSPLRATELYLEHLKDAWNHMHPEHSLEDQDVTITVPASFDPAARDLTAEAARNIGLVHLTLLEEPQAALYSWIDNSNDKWRDEVNVGDVVLVVDVGGGTTDLSLVAVTEQDGNLNLERVAVGEHILLGGDNMDLALAYRLKMKLAQDGKELQPWQVQAMTHACRDAKEALLNDAELQSVPIVVPSRGSKLLGSTLKTELTQQEVQQTLVDGFFPQVSVNEHPVQRARGALTQMGLPYAQDAAITRHIAAFLSRQSSAADTAFAGMPGMEAPAEFIKPTALLFNGGVLKSKLLSERLFNTINAWLETANADKAKMLSGLDLDLAVASGAAYYGSVRRGQGVRIRGGIASSYYIGIESAMPAIPGMAPPMEALCVAPFGMEEGSSVQVPSQEFGLVIGQPVHFQFFGSTTRREDEAGVHLDYWKPEELEELPEIQVTLPVSEGRSIGDVVPVTLSSRVTELGTLYLEAIAADNGQKWHVEFDVREDV